One Drosophila subobscura isolate 14011-0131.10 chromosome U, UCBerk_Dsub_1.0, whole genome shotgun sequence DNA window includes the following coding sequences:
- the LOC117900067 gene encoding multiple epidermal growth factor-like domains protein 11, whose product MWGLVLIILSGVSLQAQACVDRVPLMKMRGTLVTMRKYQGLTNCTGNCGSLVGRPRTETYMSYEEVCCEGYFRNENDECVPQCVDCGATGRCLSPHVCLCGKGFANRNNRTICEPECSETCVNGSCVSPDECQCRDGYRFRADSRTECEAVCTVDCENGHCPSPATCICNIGYQRDEELKKCVPVCQDECINSECVAPNECKCHAGHEKRVAQPWKCDPVCSSGCSNGICVLPETCYCKLGYSRISDHISSGCVPFCDPACVNGTCISPGHCACAEGHVFADDSHNVCVPSCRSGCENGFCRSPGQCECHEGFVKSSPHRCSPICSPSCGSNSHCIAPDTCACDTGHVFVNGSITECEPFCPRSCRNGICSSPGVCTCLEGYQALLAFYCIPICPRPCLHGSCVAPNECRCFTGYRPSATQGSSVCEPICSQECGNGRCIAPEICQCETGYYKRWPTGTCQPYCPQKCVNSHCEGSGQCRCYEGYRLRAGSNSICDPECSPSCINSTCVEPNSCACLEGYEDTRLHFQCVPSCRPRCENGRCSAPGQCDCNPGHVASNSSQPHICQPQCQKQCINAECLKPETCVCLDGYRMLPDSISECEPICSLGCLAGQMCTAPETCKGSEEDSDRGSSLPSTGTHLAFHWTMFVLAILLCLALVMTPLMVVREMQRRRRNGDKQQVHLIENPSYGVILANSEEGAVEEGIGLGD is encoded by the exons ATGTGGGGCCTTGTCCTAATAATACTCTCAGGTGTCAGCCTGCAGGCTCAGGCCTGTGTCGATCGCGTGCC TCTAATGAAAATGCGCGGCACCCTGGTAACCATGCGAAAATATCAGGGCCTGACCAATTGTACTGGCAACTGCGGATCCTTGGTGGGACGACCTAGAACAGAG ACTTACATGTCGTATGAAGAGGTCTGCTGCGAGGGATACTTTCGCAACGAGAATGA TGAATGTGTGCCCCAGTGCGTGGATTGCGGAGCCACTGGCAGATGCCTCAGCCCACACGTTTGCCTGTGCGGCAAAGGATTTGCGAATCGAAACAATCGCACAATCTGTGAGCCAGAGTGCAGCGAGACATGTGTCAACGGCAGCTGTGTGTCGCCGGACGAGTGTCAGTGCCGGGACGGGTACCGCTTTCGCGCCGACTCTCGGACAGAGTGTGAGGCGGTGTGCACGGTGGACTGCGAGAACGGGCACTGCCCGAGCCCAGCGACATGCATCTGCAACATTGGCTATCAGCGCGATGAGGAGCTGAAGAAATGTGTGCCCGTATGCCAGGACGAGTGCATAAATAGCGAGTGTGTGGCACCCAACGAGTGCAAGTGTCATGCTGGCCACGAGAAGCGAGTGGCACAGCCCTGGAAATGTGATCCCGTCTGTTCGAGCGGCTGCAGCAACGGAATTTGCGTACTACCAGAGACCTGCTACTGCAAACTGGGCTACAGCCGCATCTCCGATCACATATCTTCCGGCTGCGTGCCCTTCTGCGATCCTGCCTGCGTCAACGGCACTTGCATCTCACCAGGTCACTGCGCCTGCGCCGAGGGCCATGTCTTCGCCGACGACTCGCACAATGTGTGCGTGCCCAGCTGTCGGTCGGGCTGCGAGAACGGGTTCTGCCGATCGCCCGGCCAGTGCGAGTGCCACGAGGGATTCGTGAAGAGCTCCCCACACCGCTGCTCACCCATTTGCAGTCCATCCTGTGGCAGCAACTCGCACTGCATCGCCCCTGACACGTGCGCCTGTGACACCGGTCACGTCTTTGTGAATGGCAGCATCACGGAGTGCGAGCCCTTCTGTCCGCGTAGCTGTCGGAACGGCATCTGCAGCAGTCCCGGCGTGTGCACCTGCTTGGAGGGCTACCAGGCCCTGCTCGCCTTCTACTGCATTCCCATTTGCCCGAGACCCTGCCTGCACGGCAGCTGCGTTGCCCCCAACGAGTGTCGCTGCTTCACCGGCTATCGGCCAAGTGCCACCCAGGGGTCGAGCGTCTGCGAGCCGATTTGCAGCCAGGAATGCGGAAACGGACGCTGCATCGCTCCTGAGATCTGTCAGTGCGAGACGGGCTACTACAAGCGCTGGCCGACAGGCACCTGCCAGCCGTACTGCCCCCAGAAGTGTGTCAACAGCCACTGCGAGGGCTCCGGGCAGTGTCGCTGCTACGAGGGCTATCGACTGAGGGCCGGCTCCAACTCCATCTGCGATCCCGAGTGCTCCCCCAGCTGCATCAACAGCACCTGCGTAGAGCCCAACAGCTGCGCCTGCCTCGAGGGCTACGAGGACACCAGGCTCCACTTTCAATGCGTTCCCAGCTGTCGACCTCGCTGCGAGAACGGACGCTGCTCGGCTCCCGGCCAGTGCGATTGCAATCCGGGTCACGTGGCGAGCAACTCCAGCCAGCCGCACATTTGTCAACCCCAATGCCAGAAGCAGTGCATCAATGCCGAGTGCCTTAAGCCGGAGACGTGCGTCTGTCTGGATGGATATCGAATGCTGCCCGACAGCATCAGTGAATGCGAACCCATCTGCTCCCTTGGCTGCCTCGCGGGCCAGATGTGCACAGCTCCGGAGACCTGCAAGGGATCGGAAGAGGACTCGGATCGTGGCAGCTCGCTACCCTCCACAGGCACACATCTCGCCTTCCACTGGACAATGTTCGTCCTGGCCATTCTGCTCTGCCTGGCCCTTGTCATGACTCCGCTGATGGTTGTTAGAGAGATGCAGCGACGCCGTCGCAACGGCGACAAGCAGCAAGTCCATCTCATCGAGAATCCCTCGTACGGTGTCATTTTGGCCAACAGCGAGGAAGGAGCCGTCGAGGAAGGCATAGGACTGGGCGACTAG